TTTCTGGGCTGCTCTGTAATTTTCTTTCACATTCTTCAGAATTTCCTGTATACACTCGAAGAGATGCTTCGAATTTACAATCTGTAAAATTATGCTTGAGGCACTGATCACATTTTTGTTCAGCAATGCTTCCAGGATgctgtaataaataaaaatggtagAAAATTATGGGTAAAATATGGATATTTACAGAAGGAAAGTCAATCTTAATCCATGTATATAATTAAGAAAGACATTCATTTTACATGGTACACAACACACAAAATGCATACCTTAGTTACCAAACTCCTGATTCAGGAAATTACTTAATAACATGCTTAACACGGTGTATATGCTTAAGTCCCACGTACCTCTGTCCCTTATATTTACACACATATGCTTGTTCTTTTCTGAACACGGATGCTCCCCTAAACCATCAAGCAAACTGTACACTTGTGTTTGTAGGACAGGTAAATCATAAAAATTAGTACTAAAACTACTCATTAAGGAttgctctatttaaaaaaaaaaccataagtAGTACAATAAAGGCTCTTGTTATACCTTAGTATAGAAAGCATGTTGATGATGTGGTGCATAAAATATTAGATACATTCTACTTAGACAGCAACCTTTCAACTAAGAGTTTAAAATTATTGTACAAGCATTCATTCATTAATTGACTTTCCCAAGGGCAAAACAGTGAGTCAATAGCAGAACTGGCAATATAATTCCAAAGTCCTGATTTTCGCTCATGCTTGAGTCATATCACTGTCCCCTGGCATTATCTAGGGTCCAGTCCTGTCAACAAACACTTTCACATCAGTAACTTTACATAGGCAAGTCATTCCGTTGCACTCAGTGGAAGTACTTGTGCACATACTCGTGCCCATGAACATAAGGGTTAGCGGGATCTGTGCCTGCCTTTGTGTTTCTGCATAGCAGATGGGAGATTAATGCAGGTAATTCACATTAACACAAAATGTGCATGTAAATTTCTATGCGGCAGTGGGAAAATAAATGTCACTCTACTGCAAAAGAATTTCTATACATTTTCACAGGAAAAGTTATACATTTTTTCTCTGGCTTGTTAGAGATTTCCTCATTGTGCAGCAACGAGGGTGTGACAAATTGACAAGTAATTCAGTGTGCAAAGTACACTTCCTCATTAATATAAAATACAGTGAAAAACCTGTTCTTCCAACTTACCAGGTCTCTAAGCAGCATCAATTTACAAACTGGCCAACTATGATGATTAGTTGTTCTATTTGTTTAAAGACTCTCAGAGAAGTTTTATATAACCTAGAAAACCTGCAACATAAGATGtaacccaaggggaaaaaaaccttctcAATAAGGAATGGAGGTTCCAAAGCGCATCTGGAATTGTGGATTCCTTAAAATTTCCAACCGTTCCACTAGCAGTGCAGCTTCATCAGAGATAGTAATGGAGGCGTGGAGGGGGGCTGGCTACTGGTGTTTTAACCACTGTGTTGTCTTACCCAGCTCAGGAGAGGTCTCTGAGACATGGTGGTTCAAATGCCAGAAGCAACCTTTACCCTGTCTATTCTAATCACTGTTGCTACCACTGATAGAACTACGCTAGTGCTAGCAAtagaaaatattaagaaaaatgttAGTGTGGACAAGACCTGGGATTTCTGAATTTTATATTGTTGAACAGCAAATACCATGTTTTCCATTTGGTCTTGGTTTTATTTTGGTCTTAAGTTTTGTTTACAAAAGTTAtttactttgtgtgtgtttgtttttgaaaaggcAAATATGTTATGAAGTGTCCTATCTTTGGGGCAGAGTTACTGATACTAAGGAGAGCTAGAAATTCTCTGATACAAATGTTCTTTTTGCCATGGTGGAAATAAAACATGATAAATATTGTGATGATCTGAGTGGTGAGCAAAAGAAGGCATGCACCACTTCTGGTAGGGATCAGTACTTGGGCCCTGATTGAGGAAAGCTATTAAGTACATTTTTAAGTTCCAGTGATGCCAGTGGGACTTAAACACAAGCTTAAAGTCAAGCATATGCTCagggtgctttcctgaatcagaaccTTGGTTAGCTCCAGATTCCATATAGGATCCCTTGATATCTGAAATATCAGGTATACATACAGCTTTGATGAGCTACTACAGTATCTATAGATAATTTATGACCCTGGTAATTTATTCTGTCCAAATGTCTGATATCTTCTCCGAGGTACAGCCAAAAGCAGCATATTGTTTGCTCCTCAGAATACAGTACATACATAGAACAGCCCAAATTCTGCTTAGATTTAGGTTCcttgcaactccattgaagtcatcaGGGATGCATGTAGCCCAGTCTTTAGTATTAAAAGGACTTCAAAACATGACTTTCTGGACCTCAGGTAAGAATAGGTAATTGGTGCATAAGAAGGTTCCACTTTTTATGCTCAATTTAATTTTACATGgaattaaatatttatatggatttgtttttataagaacataagaatggccatattagtcagaccaatggtccatctagcccagtatcctgtcattgTTGGCCAGTGCCATATGcctcagggggaatgaacagaacagggcaattactgagtaatccatcccctatcattcagtcccagcttctggctgtcagaggtttagggacacccagagcataagattgtatctctgaccatcttggctaatagctgctgatggacctatcttccatgaacatatctaattcttttatgaaaccagttatacttttggccttcacagcattctCTGGTACCAAATGtaacaggctgactgtgcattgcgtgaagaagtacttctttatgtttgATTTAATCCTGCTGCTGCCTGTTAAATTTCATTAGGTGACTCCTAATTTGTGTGTTATATGAATGGACAattaacacttccctatttactttcttcacaccattcatgattttatagaccactatatcatatcccctcttaatcACCTTTTTTCTAAGGTGAACAGTCTAAGCTTATACAGTAACAGTGTGAATATTTCTAAGGCTAAATAAAATATTCACTACCCTCACATGTGCACGAGTTAAATAATCAATTGCCAATTGCAGTATCTAGTATGTCCTCTAGCAAGGGACTATATTCTGGTCTTGCAGGGAGGAGGATCTGATGATGTGGTAGATTTTTTTTCCGTCATAAACTACCACCAcccaaaagagaaaataaaagcatACATCTTCTAGTAACCTTAACGGTCCTcaatttaatttcctttcaaTCAGATTTAAAAGGAAGAGACATAGCAACAGTAACTAGGTCAGACTCATTTTTCCAGCATTTCTTGGGCTTCAATAGTTCATGCaatcctgatcctgcactgaCATTCACTCAGGCAGACCCCTGTGTCTGCACAGAGCACCACTGATGTTATCTTGCATCttgtgttgacttcagtgggagtctgcATGGGCTCAGGGATCCATCAAGGTGCagtgcaggattggagcctattTGCCCTTTTGAAAACAATATGCGTTTAAGTAAATACTTACCATATAGAAACTGGGACTTTCAGCCTCATTCCTGCTAGCTCCAGATAAATCAAAACTATCTTCTTTTCTTTGCACATCAATGTAATATTTTCTAGACAAAACATACTTTCCAGtttcagtaaaagaaaaatagaaagtgggatgggcaaactttttggagtTTGGGATCTTGTGAATCTCTTGCCTATTTCTTAGAGTTGTAAATCTAGTTCACGTTATCCAACTATTTCAACTCTAATTTAAGTCCAtcttcccacccctacccccaagggctattccatttaaaaacaaaaatctagtTTTCTAGCAAAAAAGAAGTCTGTGCTATGTATTAGAGACAGAAGCACTCACTTCCTTAAGGTGTTCCTCAGACAAAAAAGTTAGGCTTGCATGAACAGGAGGCCCTGTATATAGTATGTACAGAGAGGCTGTGTTCGTAGTAGTATTGGATTCTTACACTCTGTTCCCCTTTTCAACTGATCCCTAAGCAAAATGTTAACCCAGTAACATTTTACTTTGAGCTGAGCTATTGAACAATACTAGAGACGATTTGCCCTATTTCTAACACTAATCCTTAGCCATTTACTCCCCCCATCTCTGTTCACCCCTCTCCTAGTCACCACTCACCATCTGTCTTCTTCTTCCAGGCACTAACCACCCATTCCCAGTCACTTGTCCCCCTTGTATTCATGCACAACACCTGTGTGCACTTCCCTTATGTACTCATATAGCTACACATCCCCCATGTACTCCATGTTTATGCGCAGACCTCATACGTATACACTGTTCATCCAAATACAGACCCTCAGATACCTCATATCCATATACCGCCCATGCATCAACTGTAACGATGTATCCCCACACTCCTGAGTAACCATACAGTCCCAGTGCCTATGATGCAACCATCATACTCCGATGCCAGAAATCCAATCCCCACGTATCCCTGGGGAACCCCATATCCACTCATCGCTCTATCGTATGCACCACCTATTCCAACGCACTCACCTTGCTCCCTCCATGTACCCCCCAAACCCATGCAATCTCCAATTCCCAGGTCCCTCCCTACCCCATATATCACACCACACCCATGCACCCCCCAACCCATGCTCCCTCCACGTGCCCCCCCCCACGTACTCATGCAATATCCATGCAGGGCGTAACCCGCAACCCTCTATTCCCAGTCCCCCCCGAtgtacctgtccccaccccacgcCATACCCtggctctctcctgcaccccgcaACCCCATGGAGCCCCGTCCCCGTGCGCTGCTCACGAACGCACCCGCCACCCTGCTCCCCATATGCAAGCGCCCCGCCCGCTTACAGTCTTTGAGACACGGAGCGGACGAGGCCCCTGGGGGAGACCCGCTCCCCCATATCCCCGCAGCAGGCAGCACGGTCCCGCACTCTGGTTGCCATGGCAGCCACAGGGACGCTCGCTTTGACTGACAGTACCTCTCTCCAATGGGCAGGGGGCCATTGGGGCCGAGGAGCCAATCGGAGCAGGACAGAGGCGGGAAGACTGTACGCCAACTTGAGCAAGCCTTCTGGATGCGTCATCGCTCCGCGCCGCGGTGAGGACTTTCCAGGCCCGGGTCAGGGCAATGGAGGCAGCCGCGGCTCCGGCTGTGAGGGGGCTGCGCGCGGGCTGCCAGCGTCTCTGCTACGGGGCAGGTACGGGGCGGCTTTGCGCTGGGGTCACCCCCTCACCTGGGGTCACAGCTTCCCCCTCTTATGGCAACAGTGGGGTACCCCCTTCCTGCGTCACCGCccccagatcccaccccctccctggggtACCCCATTCCCCCGTCACGTTCCGGGGTCACTGCCCCCAGACTTCCCCTTCCCTGGGGTACCCCCTTTCCCCATACGCCGTCACCTTCCGGGTCAGTCCATACCCTGCCACTTTCTGGGGTCATGCCCACTCCAGTCCCTGGGTTCACCCCTTCCTCCCATATGTTATTGCCGCCTGGGGTCACTCCTCCATCCTCTTCGTGGGGTCAccaaattaatgggcagcaggtttaaaacaaacaaaaggaagtattttttcacacagtgcacagtcaacctgtggagctccttgccagaggatgttgtgaaggacaagactttaaaagggttaaaaaaaagaactgggggtccatcaatggctattggtagggatggtgtccctagcctctgtttgccagaagctgggaatgggtgacagggaatggatcgcTTGATAGTTActtgttcagttcattccctctggggcacctagcattggccagtgtcggaagacaggatcctgggccagatggagctttggtctgacccagtgtggccgttcttatggggTCACCCCTTCCAGTCATACTCTATCCCTTGCAGGTTTACAATTATCTCCACCCTCTCTTATCCCCACCCTGGAGTCGCCTCCCACCAGCCCATCCCCTTCAAGGGTCGTCCATCACCCCTGTGCTtcatccccactcctggggtcatcTGAGCTCCTTTGAGTTTAATCCCCCATATCCCACTTTCACCCTAAGGTAACCTGTCATCTGTTCCCCTTCTCTCCATTTTCCATTCCTGACTCAGAATCCCTCCCCTGCATCACACTGGAGTCATGTATCAGAAAGGGGTAAGTAAGTAGGTACAATATTGAGTAAATGGTGTGTGCACTCCGTGTTAAGTGTATGGATATTTCATTAAGACTTCCCTCACTTTCAGTGGTGGTAGAGAATTATAGCTCACATCAGTTGTATCTCTGTTTGACAGGTTCTGAAAGAAAATGGAGTTTGCAATCAAAACAGACTTCTTTCAGATTTTGTAGTACTGGAATGACGTTGGACAACATCAACAAGCCAGCCATAGATCGCATAATCAGGGTGGATCATGCAGGGGAATATGGGGCAAATCGTATTTATGCTGGGCAAATGGCTGTGCTAGGTAGAACTACAGTAGGACCAGTCATTCAGGTTAGTATCTGTGGATCTAACTCCATCTTATCTTTATGCTTCTTATGTACTCAAAGGCATATTCTTTAGCTGAAGtacaataaaataaatcacaAGGCTATAATTTAAGGTTTGCAATGTTTACTTTAAAACAACTGGTCTTACAAAAGCTCTTCCTATGGTAAAGTATAAGTATGACACATAACATCATAGTGATCGGATTGGCGGATGAGTAgaaccctaccaaattcatggtccatttttgtcaatttcatggtcataggatttttaaaataataaatttcatgatttccgctatttaaatctgaaatttcatggtgttgtaattgtagttGTAAatgacccaaaaaggaattgcGGAGGGGgcggtcacaaggttattgtatggctgggttgcagtattgctacccttaggtgatgctgccttcagagctgggcagctggagagcagcagctgctggctggggtctcagctctgaaggcaaagccgctgctagcagcagcacagaagtaaggatggcctggtacggtattgccacccttacttctgtgctgttgcctgcagagctgggccctcagtcagcagccgacactttccagccgcccagctctggtATGGTAttaccatccttacttctgcactgctgctggtaggGCGCTGCTTTGAGAGCTGGGCAACCGGGCATCAGCTGCCagtctccagctgcccagctctgaaggcagtgcagaagtaagggtggcgataccacAATCCCTCTAAAATAAACTTGCAGCCCCACTTAaatttccttttgggtcaggactcccaatttgagaaacgctggtctcccctgtgaaatctgtatagtatagggtaaaagcacacaaagatCGCGGGAGGGGACCAGAATTCACTatccgtgacgtgtttttcatgatCGTGAATTTGGTCAGGCACAACTGATGAGTGAATCATAGACATGCAGTTGTTGCAGTGGTTTGACAAAGGCTTCATTGGTATGTTTTAGGTGTCAAGAATCTTataaaataaaactcattttaTATGAAATAAAAGGAATTAGGGAAAGCTGTGAAATAACTGTTCATATTCCCTTTCTCCAAAATGTTAACTTATTACTGAATATAAATAGGTTTTAAGAAAACCTAATAGTAAAGTGTTAACAAatatgcatgcatctgatgaagtgggtattcacccgtgaaagcttatgctccaataggtctgttagtctataaggtgccacaggactctttgccgcttttacagatccagactaacacggctacccctctgatacttaacaaATATGACCAACACTCTTCCTCTAAATTCGTCAACTTTCATTCTTGCTTCTTCTGTTGTCctcattttctaatttttcagcCCTCATAGAGTTTTCTGTGTTAGAcaggacctgaatttctaatgtaaaagcaagcaagaggggaaaaaagacacaCAACCCATCCCCACCCGCACATCTTTCAGGCCCTGTTTATGTATCACAGAGAAAAAAACAGTCACAAACCAATTTAATCTATTTCGTAGATcaactttaaaaatcaaattaaaattagCATGAGCTGAAGTTAAcatccattgattttttttctctacatTTATAGTTAATGCCTTATTTTCTATTGTTatgttttttctgtttattttatttctgttgcaGCAAATGTGGGATCAAGAAAAGGACCATCTGAAAAAGTTTAATGAGTTAATTGTCACATTTAGAGTTCGACCTACTATTTTATTGCCTTTTTGGAATGTTGCAGGGTTTGCTTTAGGTGAGTGCATGGTCTTATTGATGTTGTTATTAATAATGTAGGTTTGAGGTGTGGTGTTTGAATTAATTTGTTTGATAATTACAGGTGCTGGAACTGCTTTACTTGGAAAAGAGGGTGCAATGGCTTGCACTGTGGCAGTGGAAGACAGCATATCAGAGCATTATAACAACCAGATCAGAACACTAATGGAGGAGGATCCAGAAAAATACAAAGAATTATTGCAGGTATGTGAATGTGGTTTAAAGGTATTTAACATATTCTCTGAACAGTATACTGAGACAATATTCTTCAAATGACATAAATATGGCATTTGGATTTGCATCAGATTAATTTCTTACTGCTAGTTCAGAAAACTAAAGGCAGTGAAACACTCAAAATGAAAAGTGTTATGTTTAAATTAGCTGTTGGATTTTCTTTTTGATgtatattaaatgtaaatatctgAGATCACAGCTACAGAGCCCATTTCTAGTAGTTTCAATCTGTGTTTTTGTTGGGGACAGAAGAGGCAGCCTATGGTGcccaaacattttaatttaatgggAGGGactagagaaaaagaaaatgaactaaTTGTAATAATGTACCATGTGGCATGCTTTGGTTATACTGGGTATGACAATATCATTGCAACTTCAGATACTCTGCAGACTTTGAGAGCGGCTGATCTCTCACCTTCACTTAGACTAGGAAAGTGGTTCTTAATTCCTTAAAACTTAACACATTTGGACCACAATCTTGCATTGAGCACCTAATGGGCAGACTACAGTGCCTGTGCATagccctgttgatttcaataggggGTCTACCTGTGAGGTGCTTGTTATAAGGTCAGGGCCTAAGAAGTCAGCTGTAACAACCCATTGACCACTACTGCCTAGTCAGTTATACTTGGGCTGACCTGTAGTGGAGGTTGGGCTGCTCCAGATCCAAGTCTCATAGTCCCAAAACTGGGATTTGAAGTAGCCCAAACTCTGTTGCTGATTAGCATCTGCATGACTGAGTGAGAGCTGAGCTATGAGCACAAAGGTACCATGTTCAAAAAGGCTGGTCTGTGTACCAGTAAAACTACAAGACAAAGCAACTACTGAATGCATCGAGCAGGATAGAGGGAGTATCAAGAACTCAAATTGTCCAGCAGAGTAAAATGTTCTAACTTTGATGTCTGGAGACCCTGAGCATGTCTTTAgcaaaagtgtattttttttttatttatacaaatataaaaagaGGAGCCTACGCAAAGCCCTATGTGAGGAAAACTGTCATGTATGATAGAAAAATCTCACACCATTAGTTCACGTGTTTTGCTTGAAGGTATTTGGTTTAATAATTTCTGCAATCGGTACTTCACAAAGGAGAAAATTTTGCGTTTTATACTCAGCTCATAGCTTGAGTCCTAGTTTTTTCTCTtctaggctctgatcctgcaagttgttTCATACAGGAGGACACTTGAATCCACTGGAGCCTCATGGACTTGCAGATGTCTTCCCTCATGGAacaatttgcaggattggggccttactgTGTAAATGTAATAATCTTGGAATGGCTGTTGTCATGTTAATTGGGCTTGTCATTATTataggttttctttaaaaaaaacctgaaaaagaaATATTAGTTTGCTAATTACCACTTCAGTTTTCTAGAGAGATTTTTCAGAATATCAGAATAACCTGGGATTCAGGAAGTGCTCTAAATATGATAGGAAAATGTTCTAGCCTGATTTCTTAGATGAGACCAAGTGTATAATTGGTGTAGTATCTGATAATACTCCCTCAGGGGCCTTAACCCACCATTGCTTGCAGTGGGATGGACTCTATGGTCTGTCTCTTTCCATGTCATTAACCACTATGATCCTGGTTATAACCAGCATATTCATTATAGGGTTATGACATTTGGATAGGACACTCATGAATATTGCTTGAGACTCTAATGGTCCAAGAGGAGAATACACACAATTttctattagggctgtcaagtgcttaaaaaaattaattacgattaatcgcacgattagaaaatagaatgccatttatttaaatatttgtgggtgttttctacattttcaaatatttcgaTTTCAGtgataacacagaatacaaagtggtcagtgctcactttatatttttgattacaagtatttgcactgtaaaaaacaaaaagaaatagtatttttcaattcacctaatacaagtactgtaatacaatctctttatcatgaaagttgaacttacaaatgtagaattatgtacaaaaaataactgcattcaaaaataaaaatgtcaaactttagactagagcctataagtccactcagtcatacttcttgttcagccaatcgctcagacaaagaagtttgtttacatttgcaggagataatgctgcccgcttcttgtttacaatgtcacctgcaaATGAGAACAGGCTGTTgcagccagtgttgcaagatatttgtgtgccagatgcgctaaagattcatatgttccttcatgctccAACCACCATTCTgagggacatgcgtccatgctgatgacaggttctgcttgatagaaatccaaagcagtgcggactgacgcatgttcattttcatcatctgagtcagatgccaccagcagaaggttgattttcttttttggtggttcaggttcttgtagtttccgcatcggagtgttgctcttttaagacttttgaaagcatgctccatacctcatccttctcagattttggaaggcacttcagcttcttaaaccttgggtcgagtgctgtagctgactttagaaatctcacattggtaccttctttgccttttgtcaaatctgcagtgaaagtgttcttaaaatgaacaacatgtgctggtcatcatccgagactgctataacatgaaacgtatggcagaatgcaggtaaaacagagcaagggatatacaattctcccccaaggagttcagtcacaaatttaattaatgcattatttttttaacaagcattatcAACGtgcttctggaatggtggccgaagcatgaagggccatatgaatgtttagcatatctggcacataaataccttgcaatgccagctacaaaagtgccatgcaaatgcctgttctcactttctggtgacattgtaaataagaagagggcagcattagcgcctgaaaatgtaaacaaacttgtttgtcttagcgattggctgcacaagaagtacGGCTTTGTGGACTTGTagtctctgaagttttacattgttttgtttctgagtgcagttatgtaacaaaaaaaaattacatttgtaagttgcaatctttgtcgtgaaagtgcactacagtacttgtatgaggtgaactgaaaaatactatttattttgttgtttttatagtgcaaatatttataataaaaataatagacactgatttaaattattacacagaatacaatatatatgaaaatgtagaaaaacatccaaaatatttaataaatttcaattggtattccattgtttagcagtgcgattaaaactgcgattaattgcgattaatttttttgagttaatcatgttagggctgtcgattaatcgcagttaactatTTTCTATATAGTTCCAAAAACATAGCATGAGCTTCTTTATTTCAGAAGCTGTTTCCTCATATACTATAGCTATGGGTTCTTCTAACTGGAAATTGTGGGGagggga
The Eretmochelys imbricata isolate rEreImb1 chromosome 10, rEreImb1.hap1, whole genome shotgun sequence genome window above contains:
- the COQ7 gene encoding NADPH-dependent 3-demethoxyubiquinone 3-hydroxylase, mitochondrial isoform X2, producing the protein MTLDNINKPAIDRIIRVDHAGEYGANRIYAGQMAVLGRTTVGPVIQQMWDQEKDHLKKFNELIVTFRVRPTILLPFWNVAGFALGAGTALLGKEGAMACTVAVEDSISEHYNNQIRTLMEEDPEKYKELLQIIKKFRDDELEHHDVGLDHGAELAPAYSLLKTAIQIGCKAAIFLSERI
- the COQ7 gene encoding NADPH-dependent 3-demethoxyubiquinone 3-hydroxylase, mitochondrial isoform X1, whose product is MEAAAAPAVRGLRAGCQRLCYGAGSERKWSLQSKQTSFRFCSTGMTLDNINKPAIDRIIRVDHAGEYGANRIYAGQMAVLGRTTVGPVIQQMWDQEKDHLKKFNELIVTFRVRPTILLPFWNVAGFALGAGTALLGKEGAMACTVAVEDSISEHYNNQIRTLMEEDPEKYKELLQIIKKFRDDELEHHDVGLDHGAELAPAYSLLKTAIQIGCKAAIFLSERI